From a single Planctellipticum variicoloris genomic region:
- a CDS encoding type I restriction-modification system subunit M: protein MITGPVKSQVDRLWDQFWSGGISNPLSVIEQITYLLFARRLDELETLKESQANLLGTPVENPLFAKRQQKLRWSRFKDLEAGEMFLLFRDEVFPFLRTLNGTGGAAFREFMKDAVFIIPTPALLERAVTLISAIPMEDRDTKGDLYEYLLSKIAQAGVNGQFRTPRHIIRLMVDLVAPTPADSICDPASGTCGFLVAAGEYLRKHHPKLFHNKKQAEHFQHGMFHGSDFDASMLRIGAMNMMLHGVESPDIRRIDALSQDDGGDLRDRYTLILANPPFKGSLDHAAVAKDLLQMTKTKKTELLFLALFLAQLKPGGRCACIVPDGVLFGSSTAHQQVRQTLVDGHKLDGVISMPSGVFKPYAGVSTAILLFTKTNSGGTDHVWFYDMEADGYSLDDKRDPTPDRNDLPDLLERWRSRSPEVDTDRQSKAFFVPVAEIRSNKYDLSINRYKEIAYEEKQYPPPSWFLDKLESLEAEITADLKTLRGMLG, encoded by the coding sequence TTGATCACAGGGCCCGTCAAGTCGCAGGTCGACCGTCTGTGGGATCAGTTCTGGTCCGGGGGGATCAGCAATCCGCTGTCGGTCATCGAGCAGATCACCTACCTGCTCTTCGCCCGCCGGCTCGATGAGCTGGAGACCCTCAAGGAGTCCCAGGCCAACCTGCTCGGTACGCCGGTCGAGAACCCGCTGTTCGCCAAAAGGCAGCAGAAGCTGCGCTGGTCGCGGTTCAAAGACCTCGAAGCCGGCGAGATGTTTCTGCTGTTCCGCGACGAGGTCTTTCCGTTTCTGCGGACCCTCAACGGCACCGGCGGGGCTGCGTTCCGGGAGTTCATGAAGGATGCCGTCTTCATCATCCCCACGCCCGCCCTGCTCGAACGGGCCGTCACGCTGATCAGCGCCATCCCGATGGAGGACCGCGACACCAAGGGGGACCTCTACGAATACCTGCTGTCCAAGATCGCCCAGGCCGGCGTCAACGGGCAGTTCCGCACCCCGCGGCACATCATCCGGCTGATGGTCGACCTGGTCGCTCCCACTCCTGCCGACAGCATCTGCGACCCCGCGTCGGGGACCTGCGGCTTCCTGGTGGCCGCCGGGGAATACCTGCGGAAGCATCATCCGAAGCTGTTCCACAACAAGAAGCAGGCCGAGCATTTTCAGCACGGTATGTTCCACGGGTCCGACTTCGACGCCTCCATGCTCCGCATTGGCGCGATGAACATGATGCTCCACGGCGTCGAAAGCCCGGACATCCGCCGAATCGACGCCCTGTCGCAGGACGATGGCGGAGACCTGCGGGACCGCTACACGCTGATTCTGGCCAATCCGCCGTTTAAGGGCTCGCTGGACCATGCGGCGGTCGCCAAAGACCTGCTGCAGATGACCAAGACCAAGAAGACCGAGCTGCTGTTCCTGGCGCTGTTCCTGGCCCAGCTCAAGCCGGGCGGGCGGTGTGCGTGCATCGTGCCGGACGGCGTGTTGTTTGGCTCGTCGACGGCCCATCAGCAAGTCCGGCAGACGCTGGTCGACGGGCACAAGCTGGACGGAGTGATCAGTATGCCGTCGGGGGTGTTCAAGCCGTACGCCGGGGTGTCGACGGCAATCCTGCTGTTCACGAAGACGAATTCCGGCGGGACGGACCACGTCTGGTTCTACGACATGGAGGCGGACGGGTATTCGCTGGACGACAAGCGGGACCCGACGCCGGACCGCAACGACCTGCCGGACCTGCTGGAGCGGTGGCGGTCGCGGAGCCCGGAGGTGGATACAGACCGGCAGTCAAAGGCGTTTTTCGTGCCGGTGGCCGAGATCCGGTCCAACAAGTACGACCTGTCGATCAACCGCTACAAGGAGATCGCGTATGAGGAGAAGCAGTATCCTCCGCCATCGTGGTTTTTAGATAAGCTGGAGTCTCTCGAAGCCGAGATCACCGCGGACCTGAAGACGCTGCGGGGGATGCTGGGATGA
- a CDS encoding DUF4433 domain-containing protein, which produces MVDVTPEKAWIFRITHIDNVAWVLEHGLHCRNCGQSDPNYREIGNPELIGKRAGRAVEIPPGGTLSDYIPFYFTPHSPMLLNIKTGHGGVRQTPMDDIAIVTTSLHQIAQHGIPFVFTDRHAYLQAARFSSSLDDLNWIDWPLLRSRNFQRSPDDPGRFERYQAEALIHQYLPVSALMGVACYNPAAAERVRRELERLTVSLKVAVIPSWYF; this is translated from the coding sequence ATGGTTGACGTCACGCCGGAGAAAGCCTGGATTTTCCGCATCACGCACATCGACAACGTGGCGTGGGTCCTTGAGCACGGCCTGCACTGCCGGAACTGCGGTCAGTCGGACCCGAATTATCGCGAAATCGGCAATCCAGAGCTGATCGGCAAGCGGGCTGGCCGGGCTGTCGAGATCCCGCCCGGCGGGACGCTGAGCGACTACATCCCCTTCTATTTCACGCCGCATTCTCCGATGCTGCTGAACATCAAGACCGGCCACGGGGGCGTGCGGCAAACCCCGATGGACGACATCGCAATTGTCACCACGTCACTGCACCAGATTGCCCAGCACGGCATCCCGTTCGTGTTCACGGATCGGCATGCCTACCTGCAGGCGGCCCGGTTCAGTTCCAGCTTGGACGACTTAAACTGGATCGACTGGCCACTGCTGCGCAGCCGGAATTTCCAGCGAAGCCCTGACGATCCCGGTCGTTTTGAGCGGTATCAGGCTGAAGCCCTGATTCACCAGTATCTACCGGTCTCGGCGCTGATGGGGGTTGCCTGCTACAACCCCGCCGCGGCCGAACGAGTCCGTCGCGAACTGGAACGTCTGACGGTATCCTTGAAAGTTGCCGTGATACCTTCCTGGTACTTCTGA
- a CDS encoding macro domain-containing protein, whose product MIRYTTGNLLEDPSEALVNTVNEVGVMGKGIALMFREEFPENTRAYVEACKAGTLQVGKMLVTVQKELVGPKWVINFPTKKHWRNPSKMEWIRSGLKDLVRVIRESGIRSIAVPPLGCGNGGLEWSQVRQEIETAFAELPNVDVTVYAPTSEYQNTAKRSGLTELTPARALVAELVRRYSVLGLDCTNLEVQKLAWFLHRSSIRQGLSDPLDLRFSANKYGPYADSLRHLLDGLDGSYLHCEKRLADAGPFDLIWFEDSQRERVVSYLQEQPAATYAGALEHTAEIIDGFESPLGLELLATVDWLLSKQRAAPTVDSLRGALAEWPAGHAAGRRKQKLFDDRLLTLALDRLQRAMPPVDEDSMTPHVEVEL is encoded by the coding sequence ATGATCCGCTACACGACCGGCAATCTGCTGGAAGACCCCTCCGAAGCCCTGGTCAACACCGTCAATGAAGTCGGTGTGATGGGCAAGGGGATTGCGCTGATGTTCCGGGAAGAGTTCCCGGAAAACACCCGCGCCTACGTCGAGGCTTGCAAGGCCGGAACGCTGCAGGTCGGGAAAATGCTGGTCACCGTTCAGAAGGAGTTGGTCGGCCCGAAGTGGGTCATCAATTTCCCGACCAAAAAGCACTGGCGTAACCCCTCGAAGATGGAGTGGATTCGCAGCGGCCTGAAGGATCTGGTGCGGGTCATCCGCGAATCTGGCATCCGCTCGATTGCGGTTCCGCCGCTCGGGTGCGGCAACGGCGGGCTGGAGTGGTCGCAGGTCCGCCAGGAAATCGAGACGGCTTTTGCGGAGCTGCCGAACGTCGACGTCACGGTTTATGCGCCGACGTCCGAGTATCAGAACACGGCCAAGCGTTCCGGCTTGACCGAGCTGACGCCTGCCAGAGCCCTGGTTGCGGAACTGGTGCGTCGGTATTCCGTGCTTGGGCTGGACTGCACGAACCTTGAAGTCCAGAAACTGGCCTGGTTTCTGCATCGCTCTTCGATTCGACAGGGGCTCAGCGATCCGCTGGACCTGCGATTTTCCGCGAACAAGTACGGTCCGTACGCGGACAGTTTGCGGCATCTGCTGGATGGTCTCGACGGGAGCTACCTGCACTGCGAAAAACGGCTGGCCGACGCCGGCCCGTTCGACCTGATCTGGTTCGAGGACAGCCAGCGGGAGCGGGTGGTGTCCTATCTACAGGAGCAGCCTGCCGCGACATATGCCGGAGCGCTGGAGCACACCGCGGAGATCATCGACGGCTTTGAGTCCCCTCTGGGGCTGGAATTGCTGGCGACGGTCGACTGGCTGCTTTCGAAACAGAGGGCAGCCCCCACGGTCGATTCGCTTCGCGGTGCACTGGCCGAATGGCCGGCGGGGCATGCTGCCGGCCGGCGAAAGCAGAAGCTGTTCGATGACCGTTTGCTGACACTGGCGCTGGACCGATTGCAGCGCGCCATGCCGCCGGTCGATGAGGATTCGATGACTCCGCATGTAGAAGTCGAGTTGTAG
- a CDS encoding helix-turn-helix domain-containing protein gives METPKSRRPLVKLPQRSSPVVITPAALRPPQEVLVENRLAWSYEDLALMTGLSRPTLRNLVLNHGFPHVRIGHRVLFTPESVRDWFATQVVRLPPGTEAIVDDDADVEADE, from the coding sequence GTGGAGACACCGAAATCCCGTCGTCCGCTCGTAAAGCTGCCGCAACGGAGCAGCCCCGTGGTCATCACACCGGCCGCGTTACGACCGCCTCAGGAGGTGCTGGTCGAGAATCGGCTGGCCTGGAGTTATGAAGACCTGGCGCTGATGACCGGACTGAGCAGACCGACCCTGCGAAACCTGGTGCTGAATCATGGTTTCCCGCACGTCCGGATTGGCCACCGGGTGCTGTTTACGCCGGAATCGGTCCGCGACTGGTTCGCCACGCAGGTGGTGAGACTGCCGCCGGGCACAGAAGCGATTGTCGACGATGACGCCGATGTTGAAGCCGATGAGTGA
- a CDS encoding endonuclease NucS domain-containing protein, with protein sequence MPIEVGIWKLTDGKGDGKPQRVELAALDLESRLEDALAADLGMLDPDLLLISRQVITEHGGRIDLLAMDAEGQLVIAELKRDKTPRDIVAQALDYASWVQNLSRDRISELYERFHVGQSLEAGFEERFGNSLPEEINLSHRMVIVAASIDPATERIINYLADNFAVPLNAAFFQYFRDGASEYLTRTWLIDPAAVEARNERSRGRGVPLPWNGEDFYVNFGDNTADGEGVHRSWEDARRYGFVSAGGAPRFARAMARLPLGKRVFAYIPKHGYVGVGTVIEEARPATEVEVEVGGKRIPLLSAPLSAAKMVENAANPETCDHVVRVEWDHAVPKAEAFWETGLFAKPNAVCKLRSRETLEKLAERFPVEE encoded by the coding sequence ATGCCGATTGAAGTGGGAATCTGGAAGCTGACCGACGGCAAGGGCGACGGAAAACCCCAGCGGGTCGAACTGGCCGCGCTGGACCTGGAATCGCGTTTGGAAGATGCGCTGGCGGCTGACCTGGGGATGCTCGACCCTGACCTGCTGCTCATCAGCCGGCAAGTGATCACCGAGCACGGCGGCCGGATTGACCTGTTGGCGATGGACGCGGAAGGCCAACTGGTCATCGCCGAACTCAAGCGGGACAAGACGCCGCGGGACATCGTCGCGCAGGCTCTGGATTATGCATCGTGGGTGCAGAACCTGTCGCGGGACCGGATTTCCGAACTGTATGAGCGATTTCACGTCGGCCAGTCGCTGGAGGCTGGCTTTGAGGAGCGGTTCGGCAATTCGCTACCCGAAGAAATCAACCTGTCCCACCGCATGGTCATCGTGGCGGCCTCCATCGACCCGGCCACCGAGCGGATCATCAACTACCTGGCTGACAACTTCGCGGTCCCGCTGAACGCCGCGTTCTTTCAGTATTTCCGGGACGGGGCCAGCGAGTATCTGACGCGGACCTGGCTGATCGATCCTGCCGCGGTAGAAGCCCGCAACGAACGGTCGCGCGGTAGAGGAGTACCGTTGCCGTGGAACGGCGAAGATTTCTATGTGAATTTCGGGGACAACACTGCGGACGGGGAAGGTGTCCACCGAAGCTGGGAGGACGCGCGGCGCTACGGTTTCGTTTCGGCCGGCGGGGCTCCCCGGTTTGCGCGTGCGATGGCTCGGCTACCCCTGGGAAAGCGGGTCTTCGCCTATATCCCCAAGCACGGCTATGTAGGCGTGGGGACCGTTATCGAGGAAGCGCGGCCTGCCACGGAGGTAGAAGTTGAGGTCGGCGGAAAACGGATTCCGCTGCTGAGTGCTCCACTTTCCGCCGCGAAGATGGTGGAGAACGCTGCAAATCCGGAGACCTGTGACCACGTGGTACGGGTGGAGTGGGACCATGCCGTTCCCAAGGCGGAAGCGTTTTGGGAGACGGGGCTGTTCGCTAAGCCGAACGCAGTCTGCAAGCTGCGGAGCCGGGAGACGCTGGAAAAGCTGGCAGAGCGGTTTCCGGTGGAGGAGTAG
- a CDS encoding MJ0042-type zinc finger domain-containing protein, with translation MLILTACPNCQKSFRVDSAAVGKNARCGSCGTKFRVTEAQSAPAIPAELPAAEPELADALAGLGQAAAASPPPAPPMMPAFNPPAQTPPQPAVAPLATSQPAPPPTSPASTGSFTFRQTLILVAVFGVVCAVAGVGAWSVLRPRTFVEELKAGPKDPKALAKQIQQQIRANRGIKHFRGKEIPFNGALVVGRRDATADVKAFEDTSSWIPVSGWTQQEYDDRKKKGWIVELPPMLAVKLLESSTSDFFMDGYRYKGNLDFEKKLYHVEILEGPRTGQKWWIHELNLVKDTDDMALQEHMRDPARQEGKTQGERQLDALFGAPGGQ, from the coding sequence ATGCTGATCCTGACCGCCTGCCCAAACTGCCAGAAGAGTTTCCGCGTGGATTCCGCAGCCGTGGGTAAGAATGCCCGCTGCGGAAGCTGCGGCACCAAGTTCCGTGTTACCGAAGCTCAGTCCGCACCAGCCATACCAGCAGAATTGCCGGCCGCGGAACCGGAGCTGGCGGACGCGCTGGCCGGGCTTGGTCAGGCTGCCGCTGCCAGTCCGCCGCCCGCTCCCCCGATGATGCCGGCATTCAATCCTCCCGCACAGACGCCGCCTCAGCCCGCCGTTGCCCCACTGGCTACCTCACAGCCCGCACCGCCTCCCACGTCACCGGCCAGCACCGGGAGCTTCACGTTCCGACAGACGCTGATTCTGGTGGCCGTTTTCGGGGTGGTCTGTGCCGTTGCCGGCGTCGGGGCATGGTCGGTCCTGCGACCGCGGACCTTTGTGGAAGAGCTGAAGGCTGGCCCGAAAGATCCCAAAGCCCTGGCGAAGCAAATCCAGCAGCAGATTCGAGCCAATCGTGGCATCAAGCACTTCCGCGGCAAAGAGATTCCGTTCAATGGGGCGCTGGTCGTGGGGCGGCGCGACGCCACCGCGGACGTCAAAGCGTTTGAGGATACATCGTCCTGGATTCCGGTTTCGGGCTGGACCCAACAGGAATACGACGACCGCAAGAAAAAGGGCTGGATTGTCGAGCTGCCACCGATGCTGGCGGTCAAGCTATTGGAAAGTTCCACGTCCGATTTCTTCATGGACGGCTACCGCTACAAAGGCAACCTCGACTTTGAAAAGAAGCTGTATCACGTGGAGATTCTGGAAGGGCCACGGACAGGGCAGAAGTGGTGGATTCACGAGCTGAATCTCGTCAAGGACACCGACGACATGGCCCTGCAGGAGCACATGCGCGACCCGGCCCGGCAGGAAGGAAAGACGCAGGGCGAGCGGCAACTCGACGCGCTGTTCGGAGCGCCGGGCGGACAGTAA
- a CDS encoding helix-turn-helix domain-containing protein, with translation MPTTPPALRRPVETPLAEKLLWSLADAARATSLSKRTLQNLIRAGRLPAVKIGRRVLLDPIEVKTALLASAK, from the coding sequence ATGCCGACGACTCCCCCCGCTCTGCGGCGTCCGGTTGAGACGCCGCTGGCCGAAAAGCTTCTCTGGTCGCTCGCTGACGCAGCCCGTGCTACCTCTTTGAGCAAGCGGACCTTGCAGAACCTCATCCGCGCCGGTCGCTTGCCCGCGGTGAAGATCGGCCGCCGCGTGCTGTTGGACCCTATCGAGGTCAAGACGGCACTGCTGGCTTCGGCGAAGTAG
- a CDS encoding AAA family ATPase has product MTVSSSGCRIDVVDIKTRCRDRWPEVLAAVCGIDRQLLDGRNHPCPLCDGTDRFRMIDAEAGALFCNQCFGRKNGDGIAAVQWLLKVDFRTACELIDKYLHLPTTSGHGTNGMMPTHRTSSRKFCNGQVAVAEAEQRMGPATATWPYHDAGGREVGIVGRWETEGGKTIRQFSEQEDGEWTCSAMPEPRPLFRLPEVLKATGRIWICEGEKAADKLRQIGLTATTSSGGARAARRSDWSVLAGREVIIWPDHDQPGQKYADDVLQILEKLDPPPTVRRINPADLQLAKSEDAVDWIDRHDTQMLEELLNSLEAIADAAPAVMAPKRKFAIEFIDSAKFAAADYRAEFLVKRILVRGQPCILGGAQKTLKTSIAVDLALSLGTGTRFLGEFDVPHIVPVGILSGESGGFTLQETALRVAHARGWLLSDAKVQWGLRLPQLGLSEHLAALADAVERLDLKVLMIDPAYLCLLKRDDGTSISFSNVFEMGDVLGRFSEAFAGLDCTPIVVHHESKSATTYRKRTNFGPPDLSDLSMAGFAEWARQWLLLGRREEYGHGTGIHRLWLNAGGSAGHGGLWALDIDEGKLQDDFSGRKWQVAVSTPDTMRQAQKDATEARKANDAATRDDRDRQKLLDVYKKYPAGETARVLGAAARLNHSRFQQVNQILLHDGEVEPVRIKKKKTGEYDGFRLVRKTRGFGGSPLDGSES; this is encoded by the coding sequence ATGACGGTGTCCTCTAGCGGATGCCGAATTGACGTTGTGGACATCAAAACCCGTTGCCGCGACCGTTGGCCGGAAGTGCTTGCGGCAGTCTGTGGCATCGACCGGCAACTGCTGGATGGTCGGAATCATCCCTGCCCGCTGTGCGACGGAACAGACCGATTTCGCATGATCGACGCCGAAGCCGGCGCGCTCTTCTGCAACCAGTGTTTCGGCCGCAAAAACGGCGACGGTATCGCGGCGGTTCAGTGGCTGCTGAAAGTGGATTTTCGCACCGCCTGCGAACTGATCGACAAGTACCTGCACCTGCCAACCACGAGCGGCCACGGGACCAACGGCATGATGCCAACCCATCGGACATCGTCTCGCAAGTTCTGCAACGGGCAGGTAGCCGTGGCGGAAGCCGAACAACGAATGGGCCCGGCTACGGCGACGTGGCCGTATCACGATGCTGGCGGGCGCGAAGTCGGAATCGTCGGGCGATGGGAGACGGAGGGCGGTAAGACGATCCGCCAGTTCTCGGAGCAGGAGGACGGCGAATGGACCTGCAGCGCAATGCCGGAACCGCGGCCGTTGTTCCGGCTGCCGGAAGTCCTGAAGGCAACCGGCCGCATCTGGATCTGTGAGGGCGAAAAGGCTGCGGATAAGCTGCGGCAGATTGGGCTGACTGCAACCACGTCATCAGGCGGAGCGCGGGCGGCGAGAAGATCGGATTGGTCCGTGCTCGCCGGCCGAGAAGTCATCATCTGGCCTGACCACGATCAACCCGGCCAGAAGTACGCTGACGACGTGCTGCAGATTCTGGAGAAACTCGATCCACCGCCCACCGTCCGGCGAATCAATCCCGCAGACCTGCAGTTGGCCAAATCTGAGGACGCGGTGGACTGGATTGACCGGCACGATACGCAGATGCTCGAAGAACTGCTGAATTCGTTGGAGGCCATCGCCGATGCGGCACCGGCGGTGATGGCACCAAAACGGAAATTCGCGATTGAATTCATCGACTCTGCAAAGTTCGCCGCAGCCGATTATCGAGCTGAATTCCTCGTCAAACGGATTCTGGTTCGCGGACAGCCCTGCATTCTGGGCGGCGCTCAGAAGACGCTGAAAACCAGCATCGCGGTCGATCTGGCGTTGAGCCTGGGGACCGGGACGCGATTCCTTGGTGAATTTGACGTTCCGCACATTGTGCCAGTCGGAATCCTTTCCGGTGAGTCCGGCGGGTTCACGCTGCAGGAGACCGCCCTCCGCGTGGCTCATGCTCGTGGTTGGCTGCTTTCCGATGCGAAAGTGCAATGGGGATTACGGCTGCCGCAACTCGGTCTGTCCGAACACCTGGCGGCGCTGGCGGATGCCGTCGAACGTCTCGACCTGAAGGTGCTGATGATCGACCCGGCCTATCTGTGCCTGTTGAAGCGGGATGACGGGACGTCGATCAGTTTCAGCAACGTGTTTGAGATGGGCGACGTACTGGGCCGATTCAGCGAGGCATTCGCAGGGTTGGACTGTACGCCGATTGTTGTCCATCACGAATCGAAATCGGCGACAACCTATCGGAAACGGACAAACTTCGGACCGCCGGACCTGTCCGACTTGTCGATGGCAGGATTCGCCGAATGGGCCCGCCAGTGGCTGCTGTTGGGACGCCGGGAGGAGTACGGGCACGGGACTGGCATCCATCGGCTGTGGCTCAATGCCGGCGGATCGGCAGGACACGGTGGGCTGTGGGCGCTGGACATTGACGAAGGCAAGCTTCAGGACGATTTCAGCGGTCGCAAATGGCAGGTAGCGGTGAGCACGCCGGACACGATGCGACAGGCCCAAAAGGATGCGACTGAAGCCCGGAAAGCCAACGACGCGGCAACGCGCGACGACCGGGACCGCCAGAAACTGCTGGACGTCTACAAAAAGTATCCGGCCGGAGAAACGGCCCGCGTACTGGGGGCGGCGGCCAGACTCAATCATAGCCGGTTCCAGCAGGTGAACCAGATCCTGCTGCACGATGGGGAAGTCGAACCGGTCCGCATCAAAAAGAAGAAGACGGGTGAATACGACGGCTTTCGTCTGGTCCGCAAGACAAGGGGATTCGGCGGATCACCTCTTGATGGATCGGAATCCTGA
- a CDS encoding tetratricopeptide repeat protein, with protein MRLSYGCAPWVVLGILGFANLASAQAPAGTAPADPAAEETQRRAAAVALNYSRASMHRIRRNPSVRVLTEEQDKILNHLNLNGVADPEVVQLYSSVLDEVSQVQLAESEKLILQEKYRHSFNAGLTANAFTLAAQVATANYPAAVRTGANSWWDYRTMGVNRDLDIWRVDKSRYQSIVTKSNQFLDVSWKMARNRQIPDRWLVRGDDLDKLELACHENDSEVRLRVLKRMEPFMECYPPYWYYVARTQQSMGQLFAAGETYDQLAKLGSGHFRKDEMLACGLANRAMIQAYLHQPGAAETAKLALSHSTDVWEANLVCASVLLQYKQGHDAEDAVLRNLDGNLERGQSQLALVSVYYETGDTQKLAARLSDPAVVRELPASALLACAARLGEGQVPQSLVMHLQNSLQAAPRVQFGPDDFVLAAAPHWNLQQARIKLHYGDQTFEQPRFANGREGLMVSFDGVAEMGGPLNSSPDDREVAVTVAYPNQEPVKLVLRPGRVAAAPVGVARTSVYRLTSFEQGKTLVSLIPGVTLPTTSPDSTLAGTKSPAPSALPAATPGEMPTGTSALPASTTIDATIRGVTPVSPATSTTGTSGSTPPAPTVELQFPE; from the coding sequence ATGCGATTGTCGTACGGATGCGCGCCGTGGGTGGTGCTGGGAATTCTGGGGTTTGCGAACCTGGCCAGCGCGCAGGCTCCGGCAGGAACGGCTCCGGCCGACCCCGCGGCCGAGGAGACGCAGCGGCGGGCGGCGGCGGTGGCCCTCAACTACAGCCGGGCCAGCATGCACCGCATCCGCCGGAATCCTTCGGTGCGGGTGCTGACCGAAGAGCAGGACAAGATCCTCAATCATCTGAACCTCAACGGCGTCGCCGACCCCGAGGTCGTGCAGCTCTATTCGTCGGTCCTCGACGAAGTCTCGCAGGTGCAGCTCGCGGAGAGCGAGAAGCTGATCCTGCAGGAGAAGTATCGCCACTCGTTCAACGCCGGGCTGACCGCGAACGCTTTCACGCTGGCCGCCCAGGTGGCCACCGCCAATTACCCGGCGGCCGTCCGCACCGGCGCGAATAGCTGGTGGGATTACCGCACGATGGGAGTCAACCGCGATCTCGACATCTGGCGCGTCGACAAATCGCGGTATCAGTCGATCGTCACGAAGTCGAACCAGTTTCTCGACGTTTCCTGGAAAATGGCCCGCAACCGCCAGATCCCCGATCGCTGGCTCGTTCGCGGCGACGATCTCGACAAACTCGAACTCGCCTGTCACGAGAACGACTCCGAAGTCCGCCTGCGCGTGCTGAAGCGGATGGAACCGTTCATGGAGTGCTACCCGCCGTACTGGTACTACGTCGCCCGCACGCAGCAGTCGATGGGTCAGCTTTTTGCCGCGGGGGAAACCTACGACCAGCTCGCGAAACTGGGATCGGGGCACTTCCGCAAAGACGAGATGCTGGCCTGCGGGCTGGCGAACCGGGCGATGATCCAGGCCTATCTGCACCAGCCGGGCGCTGCAGAAACCGCGAAGCTGGCCCTTTCTCATTCCACCGACGTCTGGGAAGCCAACCTGGTGTGCGCCAGCGTGCTGCTGCAGTACAAGCAGGGGCACGATGCGGAAGACGCCGTGCTGCGGAATCTCGACGGGAATCTCGAGCGGGGGCAGAGCCAGCTTGCGCTGGTCTCCGTCTACTATGAGACGGGCGACACGCAGAAGCTCGCGGCCCGTCTTTCGGACCCGGCGGTCGTGCGGGAGCTGCCGGCGTCTGCGCTGCTGGCCTGTGCGGCCCGGCTCGGGGAAGGGCAGGTTCCCCAGTCACTGGTCATGCACCTGCAGAACTCCCTGCAGGCTGCTCCGCGGGTGCAGTTCGGCCCGGACGATTTCGTTCTCGCGGCGGCCCCGCACTGGAATCTGCAGCAGGCGAGAATCAAGCTCCACTACGGCGATCAGACCTTCGAGCAGCCGCGCTTTGCGAACGGTCGCGAAGGGCTGATGGTCAGCTTCGACGGCGTCGCCGAGATGGGCGGTCCCCTCAACTCCAGCCCGGACGACCGCGAGGTCGCCGTGACGGTCGCCTATCCGAACCAGGAGCCGGTCAAGCTCGTCCTCCGTCCCGGCCGGGTGGCGGCAGCGCCGGTCGGCGTCGCGCGGACGTCGGTTTATCGACTGACGTCGTTCGAGCAGGGGAAGACGCTCGTCAGCCTGATCCCCGGGGTAACGCTCCCGACCACCAGCCCCGACAGCACGCTGGCCGGGACGAAGTCGCCGGCTCCGTCGGCCCTGCCGGCGGCCACGCCGGGCGAAATGCCGACGGGAACCAGCGCGTTGCCGGCATCGACGACCATCGACGCCACGATTCGCGGCGTCACGCCTGTCAGCCCGGCGACGAGTACGACCGGGACGAGCGGCTCGACCCCGCCGGCTCCGACGGTGGAGCTGCAGTTTCCGGAGTAG